The genomic DNA GCACTTCGCTAGAATGGATACTGGTTTATATATTCCACTTTGTGCATTTTTATCTTTATCTTTCTTATTAGTAATAATTTTGTGAGTAAATAATAGTAGTTTCTTTTCTCAAAATATATGTAAACGTGAGAAATCCAAGAGTAAATAAAAAAAGGGTGTAAGCGCCTTCTTGTCGAAATGTAAATTATTATGAAAGGCGGTGACACTATGAAGTATGTAAAAGTTAGTATGAATGGTGGAAGTGAACACAAATTTTCAATGACTTTAGATCGGTTTGAAGAACTTATTACTACAGAGAATGGGATATTAGAAAATAAATTAGTATGTATTGAAAATGTAATGATTAATCCTACTAATATATCTTCTGTAGTTGAAAAAATTGGTGTACCGGCTAAGTTTATGGAAGCTTAAAATCGTTAGATAAAAAACATCCCCAATGGATGTTTTTTAATTTATAAATATGAAATTGTATAGTGAATATTTGAGTAGATTTTTTTAGCAATGACTATGCATATATTAAGTACCTGAACATGGTGCTTAATATATGCACGAAATAATAAGTACAAGCATATATTATGTAGTAGGACAAGATCTTCGTGTCTTACTTAATACTCAGAAAAAACTTCTAATCACATAAGAGCATCCAATTGCAGGGTGCTCTTATTTTTGTAAAAATTTACTGCAAGGCTTATTTTATAGTAGGATGCAAGAATAAAGGGCTATTTTTAAATAATGTTCTTTAGCCTTTAATTTTAAATTTATCTTTAACATTAGTAAATATTAAAAATAATATGATAGCAGAAATTAAGTTAGATAAGTAGAAATCTTGATGAAACAGTAGTTCGAAGATGACATAGAAAGTAACGAATAAGGCGATAACAGGTAGTATGCAAATAAATATAAATCTCCAATTTTTTAAGTAATGTCTATAATTAGTAAGTACTTTCTCCATAAATGTAGCTCCTATATTTTTGTTTTTATATAATTATACATTTAGATACAAGGATTTTCAAAGTAAAAATATTTAGCAATTCAAAAATATAAGGAAAGTATTTGTTGAAAATCCAGATTGCTCTAGCAATCTGGATTTGACTTTAAAGAACTATACTAAAATGATACACTATAATCTACGTTATTTTTGAAATGAATAGAGGGATTTGTGTGATAGATAAAATTAAAAATGCTGTAGAGGATATGTACGAGGATGAGGTTAAAGATTTACTTCAAAGTATTCTCATACAGTTAAACTTATTAAAAGAAAACTATAGTGAAGATACAATTAAAAATTTGATGGATATTCCGAAACAATTAACGAGTAATCCTACTTATAAAAGAAATGTAAAAGAAAGTACGCACGTACATATTGCTTTTGATGATTCAACGGCTGGTTGCTTAACATATATGTTAAGTCAAGAAGAATTATCTGAAGAGAGTGTTGTTGCTTTTTCTGAATTCTTTTCAATTGGACCGATATATAAGTTGCATACGAATGGGGGGCAACTAGCAAGACAGAAGTGGTTAATAAATAATTTAACTGCTTATGATAGTTATTTTGAAGAAGAATATTTATCAAGATTTATAGCAACTATAGAAGAACTACATACTATTCCTGTTGAAACGCCTATTACAATTTGGAAGGCTGATAATGCACATGAACATGTAGGCCTAAGTTTTGTAATGGCACAATTAAAGGATAAGAAAAACATTCGAGTTATTAATACATCTGAAGCAAGTCGAGAAATATTAAAACAAGAGTATGATATTCGTGGAACTGGAGAATTACCACCTGAAAGTTTAGCTCTATTCCAAAAAAGTTTTGCAAAGTTACCTTATTTAACTGAAGAGAAGCGAATGAAGTTTGAACATGAATGGGATAGAATATCGGGAAGCGTAGAATGTTTAAGAGTGTGGAAAGAAAATGAAGTATATTCTGTACAAGAAGATTATTTTGATCAATTTATAATTGAATGCGCGAAAAGTGTGGGTGCTGATCGAGAATTCCTCAAAGCTCCTAGAGTAATTGGTGAAGCACTTGGTCTTGTTGAACAATTGGTTGGAGATACTTTCTTAGAATATCGCTTGAAACAATTAATTAAACAAGAAGTATTTGAATTTGAAGGTTCGTTAGATGAAATGCGTTTTTATAGTGTGAAGTTAAGGAAATAATAAACACCTTCTATTTTTGAAAGGCTCGTATTTTTAATAATACGAGCTTTTTAAGTTGAATTTGGGCTATAACATAAGCTTCCCAGAGAGGGCATATCACATATAAATGTTAAAGGTAATGAATGAAAAGTAGGTGATTTGTTAATATGTATAACCAACAAAATTATCCATATGATCAAGCGATGTATTATAATCCACAAAACTACGGGTATGAATCTGTAGATGAAGCGAGAGATATGGAACAAGAAGATTACAGACCAGATGATGCGGAAGATGCTCCAACGTCACCACCGCCGTCGCAAGCTCCGTCGTTACCGTCTACCTTTGCGTCTCCATCTCAAGCGGGCAATATGAAATCATGGATGTGTAATTGTCTAGGAAGATGGGGCTATTTACGTTTACATCGTCCTGGTCCTTTCGGAAGGGACTTATGGTTCTTTCCGACTGAAGTGAGAAGAAACGGAGTATCAGGTTACACTTGGCAAGGTGGTCGTCGTCGTAAAGTAAGTTATCGCTATCAACAAATTAGTAATTTTATGTGCTTCGCATAAAGAGTAGTGGGAGAGTGAAACGATTTTACTCTCTCACTTTTTTATTTTTCAATATACGAAGTAAGATTTTGGTTAAAAATTTACAATTTTCACGTTTTTATTAGAGTATAATGCATATGTTGGGTTGGTTTTCAAAAACAAATGAGAGTGAGGGAATACAATGTCAATGAAAAACAAGGTTGGACTAAAAATAGAGGAGGGCATTAATTTAGCTTCAGCTCAATTTAAAGAAGATGCGTATGAAATTTATAAAGAATCTAGAAAAATGCAACCTATCTTATTTGTGAATAAAACTGAACTAGGTGCGGAATGGCTTATCACAAGATATGAAGATGCTTTGCCACTTTTAAAAGATAGTCGCTTAAAAAAAGATCCAGCCAATGTATTTTCTCAAGATACATTGAATGTGTTTCTTACTGTTGACAATAGTGATTATTTAACTACTCATATGTTAAATTCAGATCCACCTAACCATAATCGTTTACGATCACTCGTACAAAAAGCTTTTACACCGAAGATGATCACGCAATTGGAAGGAAGAATACAGGATATTGCAGATGATTTGTTAAATGAAGTCGAGCGAAAGGGTTCATTAAATCTTGTTGATGATTATTCGTTCCCTTTACCGATTATTGTAATAAGTGAAATGCTTGGCATTCCAAAAGAAGATCAAGCGAAATTTAGAATTTGGTCTCATGCTGTCATTGCTTACCCAGAAACACCAGAAGAAATAAAAGAAACTGAAAAGCAACTATCTGAGTTTATTACATATCTTCAATATTTAGTTGATATTAAACGAAAAGAGCCAAAAGAAGACTTGGTGAGTGCTTTAATACTTGCAGAGAGTGAAGGGCATAAACTTAGCGCTCGGGAACTATATTCAATGATAATGTTACTAATTGTGGCGGGACACGAGACAACGGTAAATTTAATAACAAATACGGTATTAGCGCTCCTCGAAAATCCAGATCAATTACAGTTATTAAAAGAAAATCCAAAATTAATTGATGCCGCTATTGAGGAAGGACTACGATATTATTCTCCAGTTGAGGTTACAACTTCAAGATGGGCAGATGAACCTTTTCAAATTCACGACCAAACAATTGAAAAAGGAGATATGGTTGTCATTGCCTTAGCTTCTGCAAACCGTGATGAAACTGTATTTGAAAACCCAGAAGTATTCGATATTACTCGGGAAAATAATCGTCATATTGCCTTTGGTCATGGTAGCCATTTCTGCTTAGGCGCTCCACTTGCTAGGTTGGAAGCAAAGATTGCTATTACTACTTTGTTTAATCGAATGCCTGAACTACAAATAAAAGGGAATCGTGAAGAAATTAAATGGCAAGGTAACTATTTAATGCGTTCTTTAGAGGAATTGCCTTTAACTTTCTAGAATAGTAAAAGGAGACATGCATACATCGAAAATGATTTACATAGAGTATGTATGTGTTATTTAAATTCGAAACGGAAGGGTGAAGACATCCCAATGATCAACTAATTCTATTTGTAAGAGATCTTCGTTAAAAAACGAAATATTCTTCTGAATAGGGTTAGTCTGTACATTTATAGAAAAGGGATGTATTTCGCTCTGCGAATATATAGTCTTTTTATATGATTTGTGCTGCCTCCTGTTCAGAACATGAAATAGGAGGCTTTTTTATGTCGACAAATGTAGTAACGAAACAAAACAATGGGGTATCACAAGTATTAAAAAATCGGTTTGTTCAAGGGATTTTAGCATCAGCATTATTTTTACAAATAGGAATATGGGTTCGAAACTTTGCGGTATTACTATATGTAATGGAAATGACAAAAGGTGATGCTTTTGCTATTTCGATGATTTCAGTTGCTGAATTCGCTCCAATTTTTATTTTTTCATTTATTGGCGGTACTTCTGCTGATAGGTGGAAGCCAAAGAAGACAATGATATGGTGTGAGACGTTAAGTTCCATTTCAGTATTCGCTGTATTAATTACGCTTATGTTTGGAACGTGGAAAATTGTGTTTTTTGTGACACTCATCTCTGCAATCCTTTCACAGTTTTCACAACCATCTGGAATGAAGTTGTTTAAACAACATTTATCAACGGAACAAATTCAATTAGCAATGTCTATATATCAAACGATATTTGCAATATTTATGGTATTAGGACCAATCCTAGGGACATTTATCTTTCATAGTTTTGGAATTTATATTTCAATCATCATAACAGGCATCTCGTTTGTACTTGCGGCAGTTGTATTGTTATTTCTTCCGAAAGATCTTGAAAACGACGTAGAAAAGAAAGATATCACTCTGTTGCAGGAGATGAAGGACGGTATTAAGTATGTCAAAAAGAAAAAAGCATTAACTTTGCTGGGGCTTTGTTTTATGGCTGCAGGACTAGGTATAGGATTAATTCAGCCATTAGGTATATTTATTGTGACTGAGCAGTTAGGATTATCAAAAGAGAGTTTACAGTGGCTACTAACAGTAAATGGTGCGGGAATGATTGTTGGCGGGGCATTAGCGATGGTATTTGCGAAAAACGTTGCTCCGCAAAAGATGTTAATTATCGGTATGCTTGGTCAAGCAATTGGTATTAGCATTATAGGGTATTCTACAAATTTATGGGTTACACTTACAGCGCAGCTTTTTAGTGGTTTAGCTCTTCCTTGTATCCAAATTGGTATTAATACGCTTATTATTCAAAATAGCGATACCGATTTTATAGGTCGTGTAAATGGTATTTTAAGTCCGCTATTTACCGGTTCAATGGTAGTAACGATGAGTATAGCTGGCTCATTAAAAGAGATGTTTTCATTAAGTATGATGTATGAAGGGACGGCTTTACTTTTTATAATTGGATTATTGTTTATTATACCTATATACAATTTAAAGCCAGTAATAGCGATAGAAAGTGAAATAAGTGGTAAAGGAAGTGCTGTACAGAATGAATCCTAATCCAAATATTAAATACCCTATTGAAGGAAATCAAAACGTTCAATTTATAAAAAATACAATAACAAAATCTAATATACTTGTTGGTGACTATTCTTATTATGATGCGAAAGATGGAGAAAAATTTGAAAATCGAGTATTACATCATTATGAATTTCTTGGAGATCGCCTTATTATTGGAAAGTTTTGTTGTATTGCATCTGGAGTTAACTTTATTATGAACGGAGCCAATCATCGGATGGATGGATTTTCGGCATATCCATTTAATATATTTGGAAATGGGTGGGAGAAGTATACACCTAGTTTGTCTGATTTACCTTACAAAGGTGATACAGTTATAGGAAATGACGTTTGGATTGGTATGGATACAACAATTATGCCCGGAATAAAAATAGGGGATGGTGCAATCATTGCAGCTAAATCTGTTGTGACTAGAGACGTCGCACCATATACAATTGTTGGTGGAAACCCTGCAAATAAAATAAAAGAGAGATTTTCAAATGAAACAATTCAAGAATTATTGCAAATTCAATGGTGGCATTTTGATATTGAAAAAATAACTGGAAATATTGATGCTATTGTACGCGGAGATATTGAACCATTAAGAAAGCTAAAAAGGGAATAAAAAATGGATGACGAATAGTATCATACCTCCGAATTTTGTTAATGATAATAGAACAAGGAGGTGTGATACTATGGCACAAGACGTTTTATGTGAAGTAAACAACTGTAAATTTTGGGCGAACGGTAATAAATGTAGTGCAGAGGCAATTTACGTAGTAAGTCATAAAGGTAAACATGCATCTACAACGGAAGAAACAGATTGCAAAACATTCGATCCAGAAGTGTAAATTGTTTAAGGGTAGCCAAATCGTGGTTGCCCTTTTATTAATGATAGTATTGATAATAAATATCATTTTCATTCATTGATTTTAGCTTTTTTTGTTATTTTTTCATATTTTCTTCATAAGTGATGTAATCCAACTCAATTCATGTTCAATTCGTGATTTACTAAATTCAATGACTTCAGTAATAAAGGGTGAGGTAACCTCTAGAGACTGGATAGCGGTAAGTTGATTATGTAGTACGTTTTGACGTACAGTCAAAATCTCTTTTCTAGCTTCATATTCAAGTTTTTCAAATAGTGCGATACGAACAAGAAATTCTGCATTATTTGTCGCAAGTTTTTCGGGAAACTCTCGTAACATTTCAGAAAAAATTTCTTCTCCTGTTTCTGTTATATCGTACATATTTCGATTTGGTTTTCCAACTTGTTTATGTATTTTTTTCGTTATAGCACCCATATTTTCAAAGCGCCGAAGGGCAGGGTAAAGCATGTTGTGATTTAATTCAAAATTCTCACCTAAACGATTTTGAACATTTTTTTTGATTTCATATCCATGTTTTGGTCCTGTCGTTAATTCTGCTAGTAGTAAAATGTCAACGTACATAAAAATCCCCCTTATATATTTCTCAAGTTCTCTAATGAAAAATCTCCTTTAGTATATGTTAAAATAACATATGATAGTTTATACAACTTTGAACTGCCGACCTATCACTTTTATTGTAAAAGAAAAGGGAGGAAAGAACTATGGCTTCACCTGAAAATGTTATTTTAGTTCATGAAATTTCAAAGCTGAAAACAAAAGAAGAATTATGGAATCCATATGAATGGTATCGTTTGATGAGGGATAATCACCCAGTTCATTATGATGAAGAGCAGGATGTATGGAATGTTTTTTTATATGATGATGTAAATCGTGTTTTATCAGATTATCGCTTATTTTCAAGTAGAAGGGAGCGCAGACAATTCTCAATCCCTCCATTAGAAACTAGAATAAATATAAACTCTACAGATCCACCAGAACATCGCAATGTACGTTCCATTGTTTCTAAGGCATTTACTCCAAGAAGTCTAGAACAGTGGAAACCTCGAATACAGGCTATCGCAGATGAACTTGTACAGCATATCGAAAAATATAGTGAAGTTAATATCGTTGAACAGTTTGCTGCCCTTTTACCTGTTACCGTTATTTCTGATTTATTAGGAGTCCCAACAACAGATCGTAAAAAAATTAAAGAATGGTCTGATATTTTATTTATGCCGTATAGTAAAGAAAAGTTTAATGATCTGGATGCGGAGAAAGAGATAGCATTAAATGAATTCAAAGCATATCTTCTACCGATCGTTCAGGAAAAGAGATATCATTTAACTGATGATATCATTTCCGATTTAATTCGAGCTGAATATGAAGGCGAAAGATTAACCGATGAAGAAATTGTAACCTTTTCATTAGGTTTACTAGCGGCTGGGAATGAAACCACTACAAATTTAATTATTAATAGCTTTTATTGCTTTTTAGTAGATTCACCTGGAATTTATGAAGATTTAAGAAAAACCCCTAGCTTAATTTCAAAAGCGATTGAGGAAGTATTACGCTATCGTTTTCCTGTTACATTGGCCCGGAGGATTACAGAGGATACAAATATATTTGGCCCTTTAATGAAAAAGGATCAGATGATTGTTGCGTGGGTTAGTGCAGCGAATTTAGATGAGAAAAAATTTTCACACCCCTCTCAATTTAATGTACATCGAATAGGAAATGAAAAGCATTTAACCTTTGGGAAAGGTCCTCACTTTTGCTTAGGAGCACCACTTGCACGTTTAGAAGCTGAGATTGCATTAACTACCTTTATAAATGCTTTTGAAAAAATAGAGCTATCTCCATCTTTCTGTTTAGAAAAATGTATATTGGAAAATGAACAAACATTAAAATACTTACCTATTCGATTGAAAGCCAAATAACAATCTCAACAAGGTGCATACATTTGCATCTTGTTTTTTGTTTCTCAATTGTGAGTTTCAGGTAATTACCTTAATATGGAGTTGTATAAAACGTAGAGGAGGATTCCTATGTTGACTTGTAATGGAAGTAAATCATTTCAAAAGTTTATTAAAGGTGTTACAGATCTTATGGAAAACGGTTTATTTGAAGAAGAAATAGTGTGTGGCATTGAAAAGTTACTAGAAGAACTTTTAGAAAAGAAAACATGGCTTCCGTTAGATAAACAGAAGGCGAATTCGACTCAATATGCACGACATTTATTGTATGAGGATCCGCTCAAACGTTTTGAAGTACTAGCTCTCGTATGGAAAGATGGACAATCTACACCTTTACATGATCATGACGGCACATGGGGGGTAGAAGGCGTCTTTTCAGGAAGGATAATGGTGCAGAACTTTATACAAACGAAACAACTTGGAAATTCACTTGTTTATTTAACACATACAGGAAATCTTTATTTGGGAGAAGGAGAAACCGATAAAGTCATTCCACCTGCGGATTGTCATATTCTTGAAATTAGCAAAAAGGAAAGCGTTATCACAATTCATATCTATGGAAAACGGTTAGAAAAGTTTAAAGTATATATCCCAACTGAAGAAAAAAATGTGTACATGTGTGAGACAAAATACATTAGTTATAATTCATAGTTTGAAATCCAAAGCTTTTTAAAAAGAAAAGCTTTGGATTTTATTTTTAATTATTTCTTGACCTGAAACGCTTTTCATAAATTATAAATAAGAAGTACCTCACGAGGATTGTATGAAAACGATACCTAATAATTAATTAGAACTCGTGTATTTATAGAAAGTGGTGAAGAAATAATGAAATTAATCGCAATTGATTTAGATGGAACTCTTCTTTCGGGGAATAAAATGATTAGTAAAGAAAATGCAGAAGCAATTCGAACATGTCAAGAAGCTGGCCATGTTGTAGCAATTTGTACTGGACGTTCTATTGTTGATATTGAACGATTATTGTTAGAAGTTGATTTAGAGTGTCCAATCATTGCGGAAAATGGTGCGCTTATATATAAAGATAAGAAAATGATGAAGAGATATCCAATTCAAAATATGCAGGCACTTGAAATTGTGGAATATCTTGAAGAGAATGGTTTATATTATCAGCTTTATACTGATAAAGGTGTGTATGTACCGGATTATGGAGTAGAGAGTGTACGTAATGAAATTGAGTATGTGAAGAATTCAAAAGAAAATTTCGACTTGAAAGAGTTAAAAACAATCGCAGCATTATATCTTGAGCATACAGCGTTTCATAGTGCGGAAAGTTGTAAGCCAATTGTAGAAACAGATATACATGTGCATAAACTATTACCATTTTCTTATGATATTGAGAAATTAAAAAAACTAAAAGAAACATTTATTCATAATACAGATTTAGCAATTACATCTTCATATTGGCACAATTTAGAGATTAATCATAGAGATGCTCAAAAAGGGAATGGATTATATACTTTAGCAGAATATCTTAATATTCCAGTTGAAAACACTGTAGCGATAGGTGATGGGCTAAACGACGTTTCTATGATGGAAAAAGCGAACATATCAATTGCGATGGGTAATGCAGTTGAAGAAATAAAAACAATCTGTAAATACGAAACGTTATCAAATGAAGAACATGGTGTGGCACATGCTTTATATAAATATGTAATGTAATTAAAAAAGAAAAAAGAATCCAAAGGGATTCTTTTTTCTTTTTTATTAGGGGTAAGGTATTCTATGAGATTCATAGAAGCCTTATTACATTTCATTATATAGAATATATTGGAATAAATGTTTATATTTTTCATGAAATTTGTGAATATTTTATGAATTTTATACTTGTTGCATTTTTATACCGTTATTAGTGACGCGTATGACCCTCAAGGAAAAATTCAGTGAATGTAAGGAGGAATGAACGAAATATCTACTAATTAAAGGTATATTCAGTATATACATTCTTTTCTTATTTTAATTGAAAAATAAAATTTGTGCGAATAATTATTCTACAGCTATATACCTACACTAGCTTTCTTCGTATAATGGAGAAGTATGAATTTTAGATTTGTATTAATTTTACATATTGAGGTGAAAAAGGAATGAATTCGCGGCTAATGGAACTTATTGATGTGAGTACAATAGAAACCATGGCAGAACAATTTTATAAATTAACTAACATATCACATCAACTTCTTGATGCTGAAAAAGAGTGTATTTTTTCATTCGGAATGAATGAGATAATTAAGAGTAAACTTCCAAAGATTGAAATCCCCATTTTCTTATACAATCAACATTTAGGATCTTTTGTTGTATGGTCCAAAAAAAGCGAAATTTTCAGTTGTCAAAAATACTTTGAAATGCTCTCAAGTTTAATTTTAGATGGCGCAATAAAAGTAATTCAAAGTAAAAAAACAACGTTGCTTTCTCAGAAAGAGGAGGAACTACATACGATTTTACAAAACATGCCTGTTATGGTCGATGCGCTTGATTATAATGGAGATTTTGTTTTGTGGAACCGAGAATGTGAAATTGTAACAGGTTATACCGCTGAAGAAATAATTGGAAATCCAAATGCACTTCAATTATTATATCCTGATCATAGTTATCGCCAGCAAATACAAAAGAAATTTTTAACTTGTGGAAAAAATTTCAGAGATTGGGAAATGCACTTAACATGTAAAAATGGTGAAATCAAAACAATAATGTGGTCTAATATATCAGAACAGTTTCCTGTAACAGGATATAGTTATTGGGCTGTTGGTGTAGATATTACACATTTAAAAGCGATAGAAGAGCAGTTAAAACAACAAACATCTGAACTGGAATTAATATTTAAAGCTTTACCAGATTTATGTTTCTTAACAGAAGATGATGGCACAATTATAGATTACAAAGCAGGATCTCCTACAAAGTTTTACGTACCCGCAGAAGCTTTTATGGGAAAAAAGTTTTACGAAGTATTACCATCTTCAGTAGCACAGCAGTTTCAGGAAGCCATTAATCAAGTGAAGAAAAAAGGAACGAATGTAATTGTAGAATATCCACTCACACTTAATGGAAGTATTGATTTCTTTGAAGCTAGGTGCTTACCATTATTACATGATAAAATTATGATTATTGTACGTGACATTACAGAGCGAAAAAAGACAGAAGAATTGCTAAACAAATCAGATACGCTTGCAGCAATTGGTCAATTAGCAGCTGGGGTAGCTCATGAAGTAAGAAATCCCTTAACTGTAATTAAAGGTTTTATACAGTTATTCCAAATTAATAAAGAAGATCAAGAAAGATATTTTGATCTTATGCTTTCTGAAATTGAAAGGATAGAAGCGATCCTGCAAGAATTTTTGTCAATTGCTAAAACAGATGAGATAAATACAGAAAAGAAAAATATTTATCAAATTTTTAAAAATGTCGTATCGTTAATGAATACAAAAGCAATTATGACAAATATTCAAGTTGAACTATTTACGGATGACAAAGATATAATTATTGAATGCTCGGAAAATCAATTGAAACAAGTATTTATTAATATTTTGCAAAATTCAATCGAAGCTATGCCAAATGGTGGGGAAATTTCAATTCACATAAAAGAAATAAATGATGATGGTGTCATCATTCATGTAATAGATGAAGGAATAGGAATACCTGAAGAAAGAATTAAGAGATTAGGTGAACCTTTTTATAGTACGAAAGAAAAAGGGACTGGTATTGGATTAATGTTAAGTTATAAAATTATTGAAAGTCATCAAGGGACAATTAGTATCATGAGCGAGGTTGGTGTCGGGACAACAGTAACAATTTACTTACCGAAAGTACAAAGTAAACAATCTTTTTCTAATTGTGACGATAAATGTATAGCAATACGCACTAGTAGTAATTCTTAAATCAATTAATACCCAATAACAAAGCGATTAGTGAAAGCTAATCTTTTTGTTATTGGGTATTTTTTATATTTAATTTAGTAAACTTTATCTTTTCTTTACATTTGTTTTAATTTCTATTAAGTTTTAAACATTATATTAATATTTGTACAAAGCAATGTATAAAAATTGTACATTACTTTTAATATAGAAAAGTGATTATTATTTGGAATATTGTAAGGAGGAGATTATGACAAGGTGAAAAAACAAGAGAAGAAGAGTGGTAGAGTAGTACCTCTCCGGTTAAATATTTTATTCCTTTGTGTTTTTTTATTATTTTCTGGCATCATTATTCAGTTAGGAAAAGTGCAAATCTTTGATGGAGAAACATATAAAAATGAAGTAGAGAAGAGAGAAAATACAACCGTGGGCCTTTCTGTACCACGTGGGAAAATATTTGATCGTGAAGGAAATCCAGTAGTTGATAATAAATCTTTACGTACGATTACATATACAAAGGTGAAAGGTGTAAAACAAGAAGAAATATTAAAATCAGCAAGACAACTTGCAGACATTATTGAAATGCCGCAAGAAGATATAGATAAGTTAACTGAGACTGATAAGAAAGACTTTTGGATGCAATTAAATCCAGAACTTACTCAAGACTTAGTATCAAAAAAAGAAATAGATAAGTTCCGAGATAAGGATATTACCGGAAAAGAGCTAGACAAAAAAATAGAAGATTTAAAAAGGAAGCGCGTTACAGATAAAAATCTTCAAGAACTAACGGCTAAAGATATAGAAGTGTTAGCTATTAAAAGTAAAATGACCTCAGGTTTTCAGATGGCACCTCAAATT from Bacillus cereus G9842 includes the following:
- a CDS encoding Cof-type HAD-IIB family hydrolase, giving the protein MKLIAIDLDGTLLSGNKMISKENAEAIRTCQEAGHVVAICTGRSIVDIERLLLEVDLECPIIAENGALIYKDKKMMKRYPIQNMQALEIVEYLEENGLYYQLYTDKGVYVPDYGVESVRNEIEYVKNSKENFDLKELKTIAALYLEHTAFHSAESCKPIVETDIHVHKLLPFSYDIEKLKKLKETFIHNTDLAITSSYWHNLEINHRDAQKGNGLYTLAEYLNIPVENTVAIGDGLNDVSMMEKANISIAMGNAVEEIKTICKYETLSNEEHGVAHALYKYVM
- a CDS encoding PAS domain-containing sensor histidine kinase, producing the protein MNSRLMELIDVSTIETMAEQFYKLTNISHQLLDAEKECIFSFGMNEIIKSKLPKIEIPIFLYNQHLGSFVVWSKKSEIFSCQKYFEMLSSLILDGAIKVIQSKKTTLLSQKEEELHTILQNMPVMVDALDYNGDFVLWNRECEIVTGYTAEEIIGNPNALQLLYPDHSYRQQIQKKFLTCGKNFRDWEMHLTCKNGEIKTIMWSNISEQFPVTGYSYWAVGVDITHLKAIEEQLKQQTSELELIFKALPDLCFLTEDDGTIIDYKAGSPTKFYVPAEAFMGKKFYEVLPSSVAQQFQEAINQVKKKGTNVIVEYPLTLNGSIDFFEARCLPLLHDKIMIIVRDITERKKTEELLNKSDTLAAIGQLAAGVAHEVRNPLTVIKGFIQLFQINKEDQERYFDLMLSEIERIEAILQEFLSIAKTDEINTEKKNIYQIFKNVVSLMNTKAIMTNIQVELFTDDKDIIIECSENQLKQVFINILQNSIEAMPNGGEISIHIKEINDDGVIIHVIDEGIGIPEERIKRLGEPFYSTKEKGTGIGLMLSYKIIESHQGTISIMSEVGVGTTVTIYLPKVQSKQSFSNCDDKCIAIRTSSNS